The genomic interval GGAGTAGACACAGCAACAAAGATCTGGTTAGAACTTGGAGCTATAACGACAACCCTGACAAACACGTACATTTTCGGGAAGACACCAGTAGCTCTAACAGGCAGCGCAGTGAAGGCAGCAATGTCTGGGACATGCTAGGCCAGATCCTCATGGAGAGGGGTGTGCCTGTGAGGTTCGGCAGCAATGGGGCGCCACTGCAAATATGTCCCCGAAGCAGAGACAGCCAGGGGCTTCACGGGAGTGAGGCCTCCTGTGGTGACTCCCAACCACATCAGAGAGCCTTCCAGAGAGCTGCTACCACCAGGCACAGTTTCCATGGAGATatcagggagaggaggagattgTCATACCGAGAGAACAGTGGGAGAGATCACAGAGAAGACCGAGACAGGCACCATAATATTGTGGAGCCTGATGAAGAGGTTTATGAGATTAGTAGTAGAGACTCATATCTTGCTAACAGAGAAAGGGGAGGCAGTGGAAGGTGGAGAGAGCACAGACCCACTTACGATCACGAAgaggaaagaaatgtaaatgttcgcAGGGTCAAGAGGACAACGAGCGAACGCAGGCATTGGCACCAAACTATAGAAGAAAGGTTAAgctcagaggaggagcaggaggtggagaggagaagagagcagCCCCGCCGAAGAGCCCCACAGCGTAGCCAaagcctcagcagcagcagggtttCAACCAGGGATAGGTCAAGGCACATGGCAGCAGGTAACCCCCAGAACTGCAGCCAACTCCTGTCTGCAAAGTGAGAGCTTCCAAAGCTGTGTGTGCATTTGCTCCTCTTATCTTCCCTCAATCATCTCCTAATCTGGACAAAGTTGGGTTTTAGTGGTGACTGAAGTGTGGACATTTTCCTTTTCCAATCTATAATTCAAGTGGTCCTGGTATAAAATCAATGTGTGCTTTGGTTTCAttctcatcttcatcttcatcattatTCTTTCAGCTTTGATGTAGTGAGAGTATATGTTCTATGGAGTCCCATTTGGAACAATATTAGCAAAGCTTTACATACTgcttcctctcatctctctgtgtGATTCAGATGTCCtcactgtttggtttttttcagCATCTGTTCTAGTGAACTTTTGTGATCTCTCTGAACACATCTCTTACGTGGTTAATGTTCTTACCCCTcctttgtgttttgtcattACCATCATCTTCTTTCTCGTCGTATTTGACACTGTCATATGACACTGTCATATTTCACTGTCAGGAGCGTCACTGCAACCAGAGCTTGACGGGGCAAGCCTGGACCTGGGGATGCTGCAGCAGGTCCTACAGGACGAAGAGCTGGCTCGtaagctgcaggaggaagaggaaacgCTGTTGAGGAGGGTAAGCACTCCTAGAGATTAAAATCACAATCTTTGTACTTTCGCCTTGCCACCTAAATCAGATGCTCAGTTTCTCTTTTGATTCCTTTTGTTTCAAACTTAAACCCTTGTTTTCATTAAACTCCCAGCCCTCTCCATGCAGCACTTACCCAGAGGGAGACTTTAGAGTTGCACAAGTGGCGCAGGATCAGGTACAATTATGAACTGAATTTAATTTCATCACCCATGTATCTCATGGTTAATATCCACCTGTGGAATgaactgttgttgtgtttttgttttaggaaATTGCTCATTTTATGCAGAAGCAGGAAATTAAGACAAAGCGTCGATCTCGTGAGCTAGAAGGGCCGGCATCGTGGCGCGAACACAGAGCGATGATCAGCCATCATGACCGTCGAGCTGCACGAGACAAACCGGTAAATGTCTTCAGCATCCAGAGAAGCGACATGTGCTTGTAATgcatgtctttttattttgtgatcaACTTTTTATTGAACTTTTTGTCACATGGTACACAAATTCAGAGTACCATGCATACAAACAGCATGTGACACTAAGCTATATACAAGCcattacaaaaaacaacataatgctTGTCTTTTGAAAGATCCCATAACTCTTTGTTTACTCTCCGTAAATATTAAATAGTTGACTTATGAGTactttttatcatgtttttattatgttggCTCTATTGTCACTGTTGTTGTATAACAtgattgttttgaatgaaataagtCAGACTTCTTTGTCCTCTGAAAGGTCCAACGGGAAAGGCTTGACTCAGAGGGCCTTCCTTCCCCAACTGAGGACTGCTCCC from Sparus aurata chromosome 7, fSpaAur1.1, whole genome shotgun sequence carries:
- the ccdc187 gene encoding coiled-coil domain-containing protein 187 isoform X1, coding for MNDGVNTAPPRRRVSIQHPSQERKYRSLCSRNSFTDEQRVWEEEGGERGEDYNYENGDLEKRRCRVWDWERNQRDEYEGSHRSRDQDRQRQCRRSESVQLHDRSRHSNKDLVRTWSYNDNPDKHVHFREDTSSSNRQRSEGSNVWDMLGQILMERGVPVRFGSNGAPLQICPRSRDSQGLHGSEASCGDSQPHQRAFQRAATTRHSFHGDIRERRRLSYRENSGRDHREDRDRHHNIVEPDEEVYEISSRDSYLANRERGGSGRWREHRPTYDHEEERNVNVRRVKRTTSERRHWHQTIEERLSSEEEQEVERRREQPRRRAPQRSQSLSSSRVSTRDRSRHMAAGASLQPELDGASLDLGMLQQVLQDEELARKLQEEEETLLRRPSPCSTYPEGDFRVAQVAQDQEIAHFMQKQEIKTKRRSRELEGPASWREHRAMISHHDRRAARDKPVQRERLDSEGLPSPTEDCSPEIQTPSPPCTILQTQQIRNIAEELDPTFQARRQGTDSVRVGQTGPTGQSPPIPHSGLHDFVEEPTFIPPTKRPTEKSGRTKPKEKKENCKQQ